The window AATCTGGGGCGAAGATTGTTTCATTGCCGAAAATGCAACCATTGTTGGGGATGTGGTGATGGGCAGTAATTGTTCGGTTTGGTTTAATGCGGTTATTCGCGGCGATGTGCATTATATCAGGATAGGGGATAATACTAATATTCAGGATGGAGCGGTGATACATGCCACTTATTTAAGGGCGCCTACCAATATTGGCAGTAACGTATCTATAGGCCATAACGCCCTGGTGCATGGCTGTACACTGCATGACCATACCCTGGTGGGTATGGGCGCCATCGTGATGGATCATGCGGTTGTTAACCAGTTTGTGATCATTGCTGCCGGTGCCGTAGTACTGGAAAATACCGTTTGCGAATCGGGTTTTTTATATGCCGGTATGCCTGCAAAAAAAATAAAACCTTTAACAGATCAGCAAATAGAGCTGCTTAAGCAGCTTCCAAAAAACTATATCATGTATTCGGGTTGGTTTATGGAGTAAGTGGCTCCCTGGGCACTACAATAGGCTCCTCGGCCTCCCAGTTGGGCCTCAGGGTAATCTCTTTTT is drawn from Mucilaginibacter ginsenosidivorax and contains these coding sequences:
- a CDS encoding gamma carbonic anhydrase family protein, translated to MVILPVKDKSPIWGEDCFIAENATIVGDVVMGSNCSVWFNAVIRGDVHYIRIGDNTNIQDGAVIHATYLRAPTNIGSNVSIGHNALVHGCTLHDHTLVGMGAIVMDHAVVNQFVIIAAGAVVLENTVCESGFLYAGMPAKKIKPLTDQQIELLKQLPKNYIMYSGWFME